Proteins encoded within one genomic window of Acidimicrobiia bacterium:
- a CDS encoding SRPBCC family protein: protein MQEHNFSVDVNAPREEVWEVFWYRGDDRPQPRDVNTRIDILHPGDEVGEGLVRHCHFPVPRVLGSGGVGQSWEWLTEVKPFDSWRYDAVGKPLWSRATGHTRLEDLGDGRTRIHFRETYETFNPWMRRFGLERWVHRRLSRDNDTILAALEGGVRWHRKRRERAS, encoded by the coding sequence ATGCAGGAGCACAACTTCTCGGTCGACGTGAACGCGCCTCGCGAAGAGGTGTGGGAGGTCTTCTGGTACCGCGGTGACGACCGACCGCAGCCGCGGGACGTGAATACCCGCATCGACATCCTCCATCCCGGTGACGAGGTCGGCGAAGGGCTGGTGCGGCATTGCCACTTCCCGGTCCCCCGCGTGTTGGGGTCGGGCGGTGTCGGACAGTCTTGGGAGTGGCTCACCGAGGTGAAGCCGTTCGATTCATGGCGCTACGACGCCGTCGGGAAGCCGTTGTGGTCACGCGCCACAGGACACACGCGCCTCGAGGATCTGGGCGACGGTCGCACGCGCATTCATTTCCGCGAGACGTACGAGACGTTCAACCCTTGGATGCGGCGCTTCGGACTCGAGCGCTGGGTGCACCGCCGCCTCTCACGAGACAACGACACGATCCTTGCGGCCCTGGAGGGCGGCGTTCGCTGGCACCGGAAGCGGCGCGAACGCGCCAGCTAG
- a CDS encoding cystathionine beta-synthase — translation MPQDPEPQIADSLLDLVGNTPLVRLGRVGRDLACDLVAKVEMLNPGGSVKDRPAIAMIDAAERDGLLQPGGTIVEPTSGNTGVGLAIVAAHREYRCVFVMSDKMSDEKVALLRAYGAEVVVCPTAVPPEHPDSYYSVADRLTNEIPGAFRPNQYYNQANPDEHERSTGPEIWAQTAGRITHFVAGVGTGGTITGVARYLKVQNPAVQIIGADPEGSVFSGGTGRPYLVEGVGEDFWPPTYDPELVDRTVMVSDADSFAAARRVTHEEGLLIGGSGGTAVHAALVVGVDLGPEHLVVVLLPDSGRNYISKIFNDEWMMRFGFLRTDGPVAGDVLAAKHGAADGSMPDLVLITPDEPARHGFALMRDLGVSQVIVSVATELPLAAKEVSGTLTELQLMDKAFHDPAVLDRPVRDVMEPTLPMVGIGEAVTVVVEYLDRTAGVLVLDGGHPIGVLTTQDVLSFLAERSPG, via the coding sequence GTGCCCCAGGACCCTGAGCCACAGATCGCGGACTCGCTGCTCGACCTCGTGGGCAACACCCCGCTCGTGCGCCTCGGGCGGGTCGGGCGCGATCTCGCGTGCGACCTCGTGGCCAAGGTCGAGATGCTGAACCCTGGTGGGAGCGTGAAGGACCGGCCGGCGATCGCGATGATCGACGCAGCCGAACGCGACGGGCTCCTCCAGCCTGGGGGAACGATCGTCGAGCCGACGTCGGGCAACACGGGGGTCGGGTTGGCGATCGTCGCTGCGCATCGTGAGTATCGCTGCGTGTTCGTGATGTCCGACAAAATGAGCGACGAGAAGGTCGCGCTCCTGCGCGCGTACGGCGCAGAAGTCGTGGTGTGCCCGACCGCGGTGCCACCCGAGCATCCCGACTCGTATTACTCCGTTGCCGATCGACTCACGAACGAGATCCCCGGCGCGTTCCGTCCGAACCAGTACTACAACCAGGCCAATCCGGACGAGCACGAGCGCAGCACCGGCCCCGAGATCTGGGCGCAGACGGCGGGGAGGATCACGCACTTCGTCGCGGGCGTCGGCACCGGCGGCACGATCACCGGAGTGGCGCGGTACCTGAAGGTGCAGAACCCGGCGGTGCAGATCATCGGCGCCGACCCCGAGGGCTCCGTGTTCTCCGGCGGAACCGGTCGGCCGTACCTGGTGGAAGGAGTTGGCGAGGACTTCTGGCCTCCCACCTACGACCCTGAGCTGGTCGACCGCACGGTGATGGTGAGCGACGCCGACTCGTTCGCGGCGGCGCGCCGCGTCACCCACGAAGAAGGGTTGCTCATCGGTGGCTCGGGCGGCACGGCGGTCCACGCCGCGCTTGTCGTGGGTGTCGACCTTGGACCCGAGCACCTCGTGGTCGTGCTGCTTCCCGACTCCGGTCGTAACTACATCTCGAAGATCTTCAACGACGAGTGGATGATGCGTTTCGGGTTCCTGCGGACCGATGGACCGGTCGCGGGCGATGTGCTCGCGGCGAAGCACGGCGCCGCCGACGGGTCGATGCCCGACCTCGTGCTCATCACGCCCGACGAGCCGGCGCGCCACGGCTTCGCGCTCATGCGCGACCTCGGCGTCTCGCAGGTGATCGTCAGCGTGGCGACCGAGCTCCCGCTCGCGGCGAAGGAGGTGAGCGGGACGCTTACCGAGCTCCAGCTCATGGACAAGGCGTTCCACGATCCCGCAGTGCTGGACCGGCCGGTGCGCGACGTGATGGAGCCGACACTGCCGATGGTCGGGATCGGTGAGGCGGTCACGGTGGTCGTCGAGTACCTCGACCGCACCGCGGGTGTCCTCGTGCTCGATGGCGGGCACCCGATCGGTGTGCTCACAACGCAAGACGTGCTGAGCTTCCTCGCCGAGAGGTCACCGGGATGA
- a CDS encoding cystathionine gamma-synthase, with translation MSTTDDAGFETRAIHAGQPADPRTGAVVPPISLATTFEQSAVGEHAGFEYGRTGNPTRRALEECIASLEGAAHGLAFASGMAAEDAVLRALVGPGDHVVLPTDAYGGTYRLVSQVLGPTGVEWSAVDLTATDSLAASLPESTRVVWVETPTNPMLTCVDIAAVAAAAHERGAMVVVDNTFATPYLQQPLALGADVVVHSSTKYLGGHSDVVGGVVALDDDDLAARLAFIQNAAGGVPSPFDCYLVLRGIKTLAVRMDRHCENAQAVVGLLGEHAGVANVLYPGLPTHPGNDVARRQMRDFGGMVSFIAAAGEQAALALVAKTRVFTLAESLGAVESLIEHPARMTHASVADSPLAVDPALVRLSVGIETAADLVADLRQALDAVA, from the coding sequence ATGAGCACCACTGACGACGCCGGGTTCGAGACGCGAGCGATCCACGCCGGGCAGCCGGCCGACCCGCGCACGGGCGCGGTCGTGCCGCCGATCAGCCTGGCCACCACGTTCGAGCAGTCGGCCGTCGGCGAGCACGCCGGATTCGAGTACGGGCGGACGGGGAACCCCACGCGTCGCGCGCTCGAGGAGTGCATTGCGTCTTTAGAGGGCGCTGCGCACGGTCTTGCGTTCGCGAGCGGGATGGCCGCGGAGGACGCCGTGCTGCGCGCGCTCGTCGGGCCGGGCGACCACGTGGTGCTGCCGACTGACGCGTACGGTGGTACCTATCGCCTCGTGTCCCAAGTGCTCGGCCCCACCGGTGTGGAATGGAGTGCCGTCGATCTCACCGCGACCGACTCGCTCGCCGCGTCGTTGCCCGAGAGCACCCGCGTCGTCTGGGTGGAGACGCCGACCAACCCGATGCTCACGTGCGTCGACATCGCCGCTGTGGCGGCAGCCGCGCACGAGCGGGGCGCAATGGTGGTCGTCGACAACACCTTTGCGACGCCATATCTCCAGCAGCCGCTCGCGTTGGGTGCCGACGTTGTCGTGCACTCCAGCACGAAGTACCTGGGTGGACACTCCGACGTGGTCGGAGGGGTCGTCGCGCTCGACGACGACGATCTTGCCGCCCGCCTCGCATTCATCCAGAACGCAGCTGGCGGCGTTCCGTCACCCTTCGACTGTTACCTCGTGCTACGCGGGATCAAGACGCTCGCGGTGCGCATGGACCGCCATTGCGAGAACGCGCAGGCGGTCGTCGGACTCTTGGGTGAGCACGCCGGCGTGGCGAACGTGCTGTACCCGGGGCTCCCGACGCACCCCGGGAACGACGTGGCCCGGCGTCAGATGCGCGACTTCGGTGGGATGGTCAGCTTCATCGCCGCGGCAGGAGAGCAGGCGGCGCTCGCGTTGGTTGCCAAGACGCGCGTCTTCACGCTGGCCGAGTCGCTCGGTGCCGTGGAGTCGCTGATCGAGCACCCGGCGCGCATGACCCACGCATCGGTCGCGGACTCACCGCTCGCGGTCGACCCGGCGCTCGTACGACTCAGTGTCGGGATCGAGACCGCCGCCGACCTCGTCGCCGATCTTCGTCAGGCACTCGACGCGGTGGCGTGA
- a CDS encoding methyltransferase: MEPAAGSWRDPSSRVFEADGHIVRALDADAAADYAVLAASPLFRDALRERRIVGTRALEPLPATLVEQGWVAALEHDRVPVVTYPFEWTFSMLRDAALLQLDLTEQALADDLITKDATPYNLQFVGSRPMFIDIGSFERLSPGEPWFGYRQFCEQFLNPLLVQSQGIPFQPWLRGEVRGITPAECRSALPFRTRARPSVFVHVGLHAWAERRYAASSRDMRGELRAAGFNPKIVRAQVRRLRKLVRRLRWQPAESTWSEYTKRGHYSDRDLETKEALVRRVAALRHRSQVLDIGANDGRFTDAALATADYAVALDADPLVVDHLYRRLRERGEERIVPVYMDVANLSSPVGWRAKERPAFVERVRPDLVLMLALVHHLAITDMVPFEEIVGLLADLDAEVVVEVPAPEDPMVRRLTRTKKGGAVDRYSIEAFESAAATLFDVIERQVLPSDTRNLYHLRPRR; this comes from the coding sequence ATGGAACCCGCAGCGGGATCGTGGCGCGACCCGTCCAGTCGAGTCTTCGAGGCCGACGGACATATCGTTCGCGCGCTCGATGCCGACGCCGCGGCCGACTACGCGGTATTGGCCGCGTCGCCGCTGTTTCGCGACGCTCTTCGTGAAAGACGCATCGTCGGAACCCGAGCGCTCGAACCACTCCCTGCAACGCTGGTGGAGCAAGGCTGGGTGGCCGCGCTCGAACACGATCGCGTGCCCGTTGTCACCTACCCCTTCGAGTGGACCTTCTCGATGCTCCGCGACGCGGCGTTGCTCCAGCTCGACCTCACCGAGCAGGCCCTCGCAGACGACCTGATCACGAAGGACGCCACGCCGTACAACCTCCAGTTCGTCGGCTCAAGACCCATGTTCATCGACATCGGCTCGTTCGAGCGGCTGAGCCCCGGCGAACCGTGGTTCGGGTACCGCCAGTTCTGCGAGCAGTTCCTCAACCCGCTGCTGGTCCAGTCCCAGGGGATCCCCTTTCAGCCCTGGCTCCGCGGCGAGGTGCGAGGCATCACGCCTGCGGAGTGTCGCTCGGCCCTGCCGTTCCGGACTCGTGCCCGGCCGTCAGTCTTCGTCCATGTCGGACTGCACGCGTGGGCGGAACGTCGCTACGCGGCCTCGTCGCGCGATATGCGAGGTGAGCTGCGTGCAGCGGGCTTCAATCCGAAGATCGTCCGGGCACAAGTGCGACGACTTCGAAAGCTCGTGCGTCGTCTGCGCTGGCAGCCGGCAGAGTCGACCTGGTCGGAGTACACGAAGCGAGGCCACTACAGCGATCGCGACCTCGAGACGAAAGAGGCGTTGGTTCGCCGCGTCGCTGCCTTGCGCCACCGAAGCCAGGTTCTCGACATCGGCGCGAACGACGGTCGATTCACCGACGCGGCGCTCGCAACCGCCGACTACGCCGTGGCGCTCGACGCCGATCCGCTCGTTGTGGATCACCTGTACCGCAGGCTGCGCGAACGCGGTGAAGAGCGAATCGTCCCGGTCTACATGGACGTCGCGAATCTGTCGTCGCCGGTCGGTTGGCGCGCGAAGGAGCGTCCGGCGTTCGTCGAGCGTGTCCGTCCGGATCTCGTGCTCATGCTGGCCTTGGTGCACCACCTGGCAATCACCGACATGGTTCCGTTCGAAGAGATCGTGGGTCTGCTCGCCGACCTCGACGCCGAAGTCGTCGTGGAGGTTCCGGCCCCCGAAGACCCGATGGTCCGCCGCCTCACCCGCACGAAGAAGGGTGGTGCCGTGGATCGGTACTCCATCGAAGCGTTCGAATCTGCGGCAGCAACATTGTTCGACGTGATCGAGCGGCAGGTGCTCCCCTCCGACACGAGGAACCTGTACCACTTGAGGCCGCGACGCTGA
- a CDS encoding sulfatase-like hydrolase/transferase gives MIAVPAVTRRPSLLIDAAHLFALCGFAIAQPLFDLLGKNPTFFVAHDLDGRALVAVAFAVLLIPPLVLLAVLTVIRLASAAAALVARAVMVGLLVAATLLPPLERAIGLSTTAWIALTVVIAIGAAIGHDRLRNLRTFITYLAPAPALFLAIFLFLTPVQTLILSTDPAAAAVDLQGTRTPVIVIVFDEFPLGVLLDDRGAIDATRYPGFTRLADTSTWYPNTTTVSSQTIRAVPAIQTGLLPPEEAVPVASNYPRSLFTLFARSHRLRVSETVTRLCPRALCRNSNAHGLSANSSSTLFADLETVYFRALLPDATATEWGVPTIEDRWAGFGHVTATRRTKDGSEPTLADFDHDALPGVDSLDQAARFETFLASLRTGRSPGLWFHHSLLPHVPYTLFPDGRPYNAHYVPRSSFTRPSDVDLVNVDAQRLVLQTMHVDHLVDQLLDRLKRTGMLDDALVVVTADHGVAFVPEKTRRDTSEARGRDGVLPVPLIVKYPGQVAGEVDRRDARTIDVVPTVVDALGIDLPADWHFDGRSLIGPAPRHRRKLLVDGTTVAEPVRALRIAAELDGFLVSDGGPQDPFRIGPYGELVGEPVASLTLGSPVGSVHANKGSAYDHINLDRVLPALFEATVTGVEPGQWVAVALNGTIAGVGPVYQLENTEDIRIVSMLDPSFMRAQQNSLDVYRIDSAGTTLHPLAAQR, from the coding sequence TTGATCGCGGTACCAGCCGTCACACGACGACCGAGCCTGCTGATCGACGCGGCGCATCTCTTCGCGTTGTGTGGGTTCGCCATCGCTCAGCCGCTGTTCGACCTGCTCGGCAAGAACCCCACGTTCTTCGTCGCTCACGACCTCGACGGCCGCGCCCTCGTCGCGGTCGCCTTCGCGGTGTTGTTGATACCGCCGCTGGTGCTGCTCGCGGTGCTCACCGTCATCCGGCTCGCCTCCGCAGCGGCGGCCCTGGTGGCGCGCGCCGTCATGGTCGGCCTCCTCGTCGCCGCCACCCTTCTGCCTCCGCTCGAGCGCGCGATCGGCCTGTCGACCACGGCGTGGATCGCCCTCACCGTCGTCATCGCGATCGGCGCCGCCATCGGCCACGACCGCCTCCGCAACCTCCGCACGTTCATCACCTACCTCGCCCCCGCTCCTGCGCTCTTCCTCGCCATCTTCTTGTTCCTCACCCCAGTGCAGACCCTCATCCTCTCCACCGACCCGGCTGCTGCCGCGGTGGACCTGCAGGGCACGCGCACGCCCGTCATCGTGATCGTCTTCGACGAGTTTCCCCTGGGTGTTCTCCTCGACGACCGCGGTGCTATCGACGCCACCCGCTATCCCGGTTTCACGCGCCTCGCCGACACCTCCACCTGGTACCCGAACACCACCACCGTGTCCTCGCAGACGATTCGAGCGGTGCCGGCGATCCAGACCGGGCTGCTGCCTCCCGAAGAGGCGGTGCCGGTTGCGTCGAACTACCCGCGTTCGTTGTTCACCCTCTTCGCGCGATCGCACCGCCTCCGCGTCAGCGAAACCGTCACGCGCCTGTGCCCCCGCGCCCTCTGCCGCAACTCGAACGCGCATGGCTTGTCCGCCAACAGCAGCTCCACGCTCTTTGCCGACCTCGAAACCGTCTACTTCCGCGCCCTGCTCCCCGATGCCACTGCCACCGAGTGGGGCGTCCCGACCATCGAAGACCGCTGGGCCGGCTTCGGTCACGTCACGGCCACCCGCCGGACGAAGGACGGGTCCGAACCGACCCTCGCGGACTTCGACCACGATGCGCTCCCGGGGGTCGACAGCCTGGACCAAGCAGCGCGCTTCGAGACATTCCTCGCCTCTCTCCGCACCGGCCGCTCTCCCGGACTCTGGTTCCACCACAGCCTCTTGCCCCACGTCCCGTACACGCTGTTCCCCGACGGACGCCCGTACAACGCCCACTACGTTCCGCGGTCGTCGTTCACGCGCCCCAGCGACGTCGACCTCGTCAATGTCGACGCGCAGCGGCTCGTGCTCCAGACGATGCACGTGGACCATCTCGTCGACCAGCTCCTCGACCGCCTCAAGCGCACCGGCATGCTCGACGACGCGCTCGTGGTTGTCACCGCCGACCACGGGGTTGCGTTCGTGCCCGAAAAGACTCGCCGCGACACGAGCGAAGCTCGGGGCCGTGACGGAGTGCTGCCAGTCCCGTTGATCGTGAAATACCCGGGTCAGGTGGCCGGCGAGGTCGACCGGCGCGACGCGCGCACCATCGACGTGGTCCCCACGGTCGTCGACGCGCTCGGCATCGACCTCCCCGCGGATTGGCACTTCGACGGGCGGTCATTGATCGGTCCCGCGCCACGCCATCGCCGGAAGCTATTGGTCGATGGAACGACCGTTGCGGAACCGGTACGCGCCCTGCGGATCGCAGCAGAGCTCGACGGTTTCTTGGTCTCGGATGGGGGACCTCAGGACCCGTTCCGGATCGGCCCGTACGGAGAGCTGGTCGGCGAGCCAGTGGCGTCGCTGACGCTCGGGTCACCCGTCGGCAGCGTTCACGCAAACAAGGGGTCTGCCTACGACCACATCAACCTCGACAGGGTGCTCCCCGCGCTCTTCGAAGCGACCGTCACCGGCGTCGAGCCCGGCCAATGGGTTGCAGTCGCCCTCAATGGCACGATCGCCGGCGTCGGCCCCGTCTACCAGCTCGAGAACACGGAGGACATCCGTATCGTCTCCATGCTCGATCCGTCGTTCATGCGCGCCCAACAGAACAGCCTCGACGTCTATCGCATCGACAGCGCCGGCACCACGCTCCATCCGCTCGCCGCACAACGCTGA
- a CDS encoding succinate dehydrogenase/fumarate reductase iron-sulfur subunit, giving the protein MKITLNVWRQGGPKDGGAFQIYEVDDVSPDMSFLELFDVLNERLISKGDEPVAFDHDCREGICGSCAMMINGRAHGPEKGTATCQLHMRKFENGATITVEPWRAAAFPVIKDLCVDRSAFDRIIEAGGYITTPTGTAPEANQIAVPKEVADAAMDAAACIGCGACVAACPNSAAQLFTAAKIQHLNLLPQGQPERWSRVVAMVDEMERWFGSCTNHGECERACPKEISTDFIALMNRDYIRAQFKQRRLTGQKS; this is encoded by the coding sequence GTGAAGATCACACTCAACGTCTGGCGCCAAGGCGGACCGAAGGACGGTGGCGCGTTCCAGATCTACGAGGTCGACGATGTCAGCCCCGACATGTCATTCCTCGAGCTCTTCGATGTGCTCAACGAGCGTCTGATCTCGAAGGGCGATGAGCCGGTCGCGTTCGACCACGACTGCCGCGAGGGCATCTGTGGGTCCTGCGCCATGATGATCAACGGGCGCGCGCACGGCCCGGAGAAGGGCACAGCGACGTGCCAGCTCCACATGCGCAAGTTCGAGAACGGTGCCACGATCACCGTGGAGCCGTGGCGCGCCGCCGCCTTCCCCGTGATCAAGGACCTCTGCGTCGACCGCTCGGCGTTCGACCGCATCATCGAAGCCGGCGGCTACATCACCACGCCCACGGGAACAGCACCCGAGGCGAACCAGATCGCGGTGCCCAAGGAGGTCGCCGACGCCGCGATGGACGCCGCCGCGTGCATCGGGTGCGGCGCGTGCGTCGCCGCGTGCCCGAACAGCGCGGCGCAGCTCTTCACCGCGGCCAAGATCCAGCACCTCAACCTGTTGCCACAGGGCCAGCCGGAGCGGTGGTCGCGCGTCGTCGCGATGGTCGACGAGATGGAGCGCTGGTTCGGTTCGTGCACGAACCACGGCGAGTGCGAAAGGGCGTGCCCGAAAGAGATCAGCACCGACTTCATCGCGCTCATGAACCGCGACTACATCCGGGCGCAGTTCAAGCAGCGCCGCCTCACCGGCCAGAAGTCTTGA
- a CDS encoding fumarate reductase/succinate dehydrogenase flavoprotein subunit yields the protein MTLDARTPSGPIEDKWDHHKFDVKLVNPANRRKFRVIVVGSGLAGASAAASLGELGYEVTMITFHDSPRRAHSIAAQGGINAAKNYRNDGDSVYRLFYDTVKGGDYRSREANVYRLAQLSVNIIDQCVAQGVPFAREYGGLLDNRSFGGAQVSRTFYARGQTGQQLLLGAYQALARQIHLGNVQLHERTEVLDVVIKDGRAVGVVTRNLVSGAMRSFSGHAVVLATGGYSNVFFLSTNAKNSNVTAIWRAYKRGAYLANPCFTQIHPTCIPASDDFQSKLTLMSESLRNDGRIWVPTDMGDQRSADRIPEDERDYYLERRYPAFGNLVPRDVASRASKREVDAGRGVGPLKNGVYLDLASAISRLGRDVISERYDNLMQMYERITGEDPYTLPMRIYPAVHYTMGGSWVDYNLMSNVPGLYVLGEANFSDHGANRLGASALMQGLADGYFVLPATIGDYLAPLLGTDPAATDDPAFTQTEADASDQVRRMLSVKGTRSVDWFHRELGKIMWEHCGMERSRESLEKALAEIPALREEFWRNVRVLGENESFNQSLEKAGRVADFLEFGELVCLDALQREESCGGHFRVEHQTEDGEAMRDDDNFSSVAAWEFKGADTAPEVHKEPLEFEYAHPTQRSYK from the coding sequence TTGACGCTCGACGCGAGGACTCCTTCCGGCCCCATCGAAGACAAGTGGGACCACCACAAGTTCGACGTGAAGCTCGTGAACCCGGCGAACCGCCGCAAGTTCCGGGTGATCGTGGTCGGCAGCGGCCTGGCTGGCGCGTCGGCGGCCGCGTCGCTCGGAGAGCTCGGGTACGAGGTCACGATGATCACGTTCCACGACTCACCCCGGCGCGCCCACAGCATCGCGGCCCAGGGCGGGATCAACGCCGCGAAGAACTACCGCAACGACGGCGACAGCGTGTACCGCCTCTTCTACGACACCGTCAAGGGCGGTGACTACCGCTCGCGTGAAGCCAACGTGTACCGGCTCGCGCAGCTGAGCGTGAACATCATCGATCAGTGCGTCGCGCAGGGTGTCCCGTTCGCGCGGGAGTACGGCGGACTGCTCGACAACCGGTCGTTCGGCGGCGCCCAGGTCTCACGCACGTTCTATGCCCGCGGGCAGACCGGCCAACAGCTCTTGCTCGGTGCCTACCAAGCCCTCGCGCGCCAGATCCATCTGGGCAACGTGCAGCTCCACGAGCGCACGGAAGTGCTCGACGTGGTGATCAAGGATGGACGCGCCGTCGGCGTGGTCACTCGAAATCTCGTCAGCGGCGCGATGCGCTCGTTCTCCGGGCACGCGGTCGTGCTCGCGACCGGCGGCTACAGCAACGTCTTCTTCCTCTCCACGAACGCCAAGAACTCGAATGTCACGGCCATCTGGAGGGCGTACAAGCGCGGCGCGTACCTCGCGAACCCGTGCTTCACGCAGATCCACCCCACGTGCATCCCGGCGAGCGACGACTTCCAATCGAAGCTCACGCTCATGAGCGAGTCGCTGCGCAACGACGGGCGGATCTGGGTCCCCACTGACATGGGCGACCAGCGCTCGGCTGACCGGATCCCCGAGGACGAGCGCGACTACTACCTCGAGCGTCGCTACCCGGCGTTCGGCAACCTGGTGCCGCGCGACGTTGCGTCGCGCGCGTCCAAGCGCGAGGTCGATGCCGGGCGCGGTGTCGGGCCGCTCAAGAACGGCGTGTACCTCGACCTCGCGAGTGCGATCTCTCGTCTCGGTCGCGACGTGATCAGTGAGCGCTACGACAACCTCATGCAGATGTACGAGCGCATCACCGGAGAAGACCCGTACACGCTCCCGATGCGCATCTACCCTGCCGTCCACTACACGATGGGCGGATCGTGGGTCGACTACAACCTGATGTCGAACGTGCCGGGCCTCTATGTGCTCGGTGAGGCGAACTTCTCCGATCACGGCGCCAACCGCCTCGGTGCCAGCGCGCTCATGCAGGGCCTCGCTGACGGCTACTTCGTGCTGCCCGCGACCATCGGCGACTACCTCGCGCCCTTGCTGGGCACCGACCCCGCCGCCACCGACGACCCCGCCTTCACCCAGACGGAGGCGGACGCCTCCGACCAGGTACGGCGCATGCTCTCCGTAAAGGGCACGCGCTCCGTCGACTGGTTCCACCGCGAGCTCGGCAAGATCATGTGGGAGCACTGCGGGATGGAGCGCAGTCGCGAGAGCCTCGAGAAGGCGCTGGCGGAGATCCCGGCGTTGCGCGAGGAGTTCTGGCGCAACGTGCGTGTCCTCGGTGAGAACGAGTCCTTCAACCAGTCTCTGGAGAAGGCCGGGCGGGTGGCCGACTTCCTCGAGTTCGGCGAGCTCGTGTGCCTCGACGCCCTCCAACGCGAGGAGAGCTGCGGCGGGCACTTCCGGGTCGAGCACCAGACCGAGGACGGCGAGGCGATGCGCGACGACGACAACTTCTCCTCTGTCGCCGCTTGGGAGTTCAAGGGCGCCGACACCGCGCCCGAGGTTCACAAGGAGCCGCTCGAGTTCGAGTACGCACACCCGACGCAGCGGTCGTACAAGTGA
- a CDS encoding succinate dehydrogenase cytochrome b subunit — protein MTKVAGEMTDAPARTPSRRAPFVVTFYRSAVAKKWLMAVSGIMLLGYVLAHMVGNLKIFLGKEDINEYADWLRRLGEPALPREVVLYGLRVGLLAAFVIHIVAAYQLTLINRRARPTQYQSPRDYAAANFASRTMRWTGVIVLLFVIFHLLDLTFGTVNPGYEGGNPYRNMIASFERVPVAVAYVVANLALGLHIFHGAWSMFQSLGFNNPRYNTWRRYFAVGFAGLITTGNVALPILITAGVHP, from the coding sequence ATGACGAAGGTCGCGGGGGAAATGACCGACGCGCCCGCGCGCACGCCGAGCCGTCGAGCGCCGTTCGTCGTCACCTTCTACCGCTCCGCCGTCGCCAAGAAGTGGCTGATGGCCGTCAGCGGGATCATGTTGCTCGGCTACGTGCTCGCCCACATGGTCGGCAACCTCAAGATCTTCCTCGGCAAGGAAGACATCAACGAGTACGCCGACTGGCTCCGCCGCCTGGGTGAGCCCGCCCTGCCACGTGAGGTCGTGCTGTACGGACTGCGCGTCGGGTTGCTCGCCGCCTTCGTCATCCACATCGTCGCGGCGTACCAGCTCACGCTGATCAACCGGCGAGCTCGACCCACGCAGTACCAGTCGCCGCGTGATTACGCCGCGGCGAACTTCGCGTCACGCACGATGCGGTGGACGGGCGTGATCGTCTTGCTCTTCGTGATCTTCCACTTGCTCGATCTCACGTTCGGCACGGTGAACCCCGGGTACGAAGGCGGCAACCCCTACCGCAACATGATTGCGAGCTTCGAGCGAGTGCCGGTGGCCGTGGCGTACGTCGTCGCCAACCTCGCGCTCGGTCTCCACATCTTCCACGGCGCATGGTCGATGTTCCAGAGCCTCGGGTTCAACAACCCCCGGTACAACACCTGGCGCCGCTACTTCGCGGTGGGGTTCGCCGGTCTCATCACCACCGGCAACGTCGCCCTGCCGATCCTCATCACCGCGGGGGTCCACCCTTGA